A genomic stretch from Thermostichus vulcanus str. 'Rupite' includes:
- a CDS encoding GAF domain-containing protein yields the protein MTSSPYRLVPVQAGDNRFYPDYLHLALEATQLGYWQVDLRSWQLTTSPQCKAKYGWDPDQDFTLEMFLECVHPEDREKVRKAFATVSRSDPNVSVEYRCYWADQQLHWNLSVGIALADRQGQPQHIVGVTLDISERKQLEAALAEQERHHRQILETIPDMLFRLDRQGKCLEFKPPSHFPTLHPPDFYLGKTPQELFPDPYAEAILQHLELAFGTQQVQEMEYLWAGPSPHPQYRQARFVPFGEDEMLVIVRDITSRKQTELRLQQRIEREKLLNQLVQAINTALDLPTLFEVAVCSVRQVLGAARVTLYQYLPAEAVWVGIASDGDFETLPSTLNLRVPDNSEFVVIDHLKQLQIFCVQDPEQVADSSPTFQIALQEKQKYQLGPWLVVPVAHQGHLWGGLSLQRLTTDPDWESEDIELATAISDHLVVAIQQAELYQRLQQTNAELDYQVRVRNAEIQQAYNYEALLQLITEEIRASLDEQQILETVAQELAISLNLSNCAIALYDSERQVSVLAVDYLAGEGIRRFPLEIPFVDFADVLKQLQQGQVCHFSHFHHPCWPDHDRYTLLIAPIYDDGDPTRPDRDPRVLGDICGSRPPGQVFTEQEQRLIYRVACQCAIAIRQARFYQTIQQQVQQLQTLNQLKDEFLHMVSHEMRTPLTNMKLAIGFLSKANLTEREKHYLQILEMETNREIDLINDLLELQAIESGNKALKLSCLSPQEWIEEISAPFLLRAIEQRQHFQVQLDPGLLPLYTDENLLSRVVSELLNNACKYTPAEQEIHLRVSQAIQNGTLGWLITVRNTGVEIPAEALPHLFEKFYRVTHLDRRNVGGTGLGLPLAQKAVELLQGSLTVESHSDQVIFQVWCPHQDSLREIQSLPHQG from the coding sequence TTGACCTCGTCTCCATACCGTTTGGTGCCGGTGCAAGCGGGCGACAACCGATTCTACCCAGATTACCTGCATCTGGCCCTGGAAGCAACCCAGTTGGGCTATTGGCAAGTGGATTTGCGCAGTTGGCAACTGACTACTTCACCCCAATGCAAAGCCAAATATGGATGGGATCCCGACCAGGACTTCACCTTGGAGATGTTTTTGGAGTGCGTCCACCCCGAAGACCGCGAGAAGGTCAGGAAGGCTTTTGCTACCGTCAGCCGCTCGGATCCCAACGTTTCGGTGGAGTATCGCTGCTATTGGGCGGATCAGCAATTGCACTGGAACCTTTCTGTGGGGATTGCCTTAGCGGATCGACAAGGCCAACCTCAGCACATTGTCGGGGTCACCCTCGATATTTCTGAACGCAAACAACTGGAAGCAGCCCTAGCCGAGCAGGAACGACACCATCGCCAAATCCTAGAGACAATCCCGGATATGCTGTTTCGCCTGGATCGCCAAGGGAAGTGTCTAGAATTTAAGCCCCCCAGCCATTTCCCCACTCTACATCCGCCGGATTTTTATCTGGGCAAAACGCCTCAGGAGCTGTTTCCGGATCCTTATGCCGAGGCGATTCTGCAGCATCTGGAACTGGCTTTTGGAACGCAGCAAGTGCAAGAGATGGAATACCTGTGGGCGGGGCCATCTCCACACCCTCAATATCGACAGGCCCGGTTTGTACCCTTTGGGGAAGACGAGATGCTGGTGATTGTGCGGGATATCACCTCTCGTAAGCAAACAGAGTTGAGGCTACAGCAACGAATTGAGCGGGAAAAGCTACTCAATCAACTGGTTCAAGCGATCAATACGGCCTTGGATTTACCCACCCTTTTCGAGGTGGCCGTCTGTTCGGTGCGTCAGGTTCTGGGAGCAGCGCGGGTTACTCTCTATCAATATTTGCCCGCTGAAGCGGTATGGGTGGGCATTGCCAGCGACGGGGATTTTGAGACTTTGCCCAGCACTTTGAACTTGCGCGTGCCCGATAACAGTGAGTTTGTGGTCATTGACCATTTGAAGCAGCTGCAAATTTTTTGTGTGCAGGATCCGGAGCAGGTGGCTGATTCCTCCCCCACCTTTCAAATTGCCCTGCAAGAAAAACAGAAATATCAGCTTGGCCCGTGGCTCGTGGTACCGGTCGCCCATCAAGGTCATTTATGGGGTGGGCTCTCCTTACAGCGGTTGACGACGGATCCCGATTGGGAAAGTGAGGATATCGAACTGGCCACAGCTATTAGCGATCATTTGGTGGTGGCCATTCAGCAGGCGGAACTTTATCAGAGACTGCAACAAACCAACGCAGAATTGGACTATCAGGTACGGGTACGCAATGCGGAAATCCAGCAAGCCTATAACTACGAAGCCCTACTGCAGCTCATCACCGAAGAAATTCGCGCCAGTTTGGATGAACAACAGATTTTGGAGACAGTAGCTCAAGAATTGGCCATCAGCCTGAACCTCTCCAATTGCGCCATTGCTCTGTACGATTCAGAGCGGCAAGTCAGTGTTTTGGCCGTGGACTATTTAGCCGGCGAAGGGATCCGGCGCTTTCCTTTGGAGATCCCGTTCGTGGATTTTGCGGATGTACTCAAGCAGCTCCAGCAAGGGCAAGTCTGTCATTTTAGCCATTTCCACCATCCCTGTTGGCCCGACCACGACCGCTACACGCTGCTCATTGCCCCTATTTATGATGACGGGGATCCGACCCGGCCCGATCGGGATCCCCGGGTCTTGGGGGATATCTGTGGATCCCGGCCACCGGGACAGGTGTTTACGGAGCAGGAACAACGCCTTATTTACCGGGTTGCCTGCCAGTGCGCCATTGCCATTCGTCAAGCCCGCTTTTACCAAACTATTCAGCAACAGGTGCAACAACTGCAAACCCTGAATCAACTGAAGGATGAATTCCTGCACATGGTCTCCCATGAAATGCGCACACCCCTGACCAATATGAAATTGGCGATTGGATTCTTGTCGAAAGCGAATCTAACCGAGCGGGAAAAGCACTATTTGCAGATTTTGGAGATGGAAACCAACCGCGAAATTGATTTAATCAATGATCTGTTAGAACTACAGGCCATCGAATCAGGGAACAAAGCCCTGAAGCTGTCTTGCCTCTCACCCCAAGAGTGGATCGAAGAGATCTCAGCTCCCTTTTTGCTGCGAGCCATCGAACAACGGCAACACTTTCAAGTGCAGCTGGATCCCGGCCTTCTGCCCCTTTATACGGATGAAAACCTCTTGTCGCGGGTGGTGAGCGAACTCTTGAACAATGCTTGTAAATACACTCCCGCTGAGCAAGAAATTCATCTGCGGGTAAGCCAGGCTATTCAAAATGGTACCCTCGGCTGGCTGATTACCGTTCGCAACACAGGGGTGGAAATTCCGGCAGAAGCCTTGCCCCATCTATTTGAAAAGTTTTACCGCGTAACCCACCTGGATCGGCGTAATGTGGGGGGCACAGGACTGGGGTTGCCCTTAG
- a CDS encoding primary-amine oxidase, with protein MSRSRDGQVKTNLPRLSTQCAEGTSARTEASQQPLSPQQHPLDPLTPEEIQSAVSILRQQQSITREWRFATIQLQEPDRRWMSTWTPGMAWDRQAFVVLLDRSSGSTYEAVVSLTRQQVCSWKPIPGVQPALMDDEVYECDRLLKEDPDFLAALARRGIQDVNLVMVDYWTVGHFGIPEEQGQRLVRGLCFLRAEPCDNGYARPIEGLNPWIDLNRMQVVKIEDRGIWPLPPESCNFDELFFKDFRRDLKPLEITQPQGVSFQVQGHHIRWQKWDLRISFNPREGLVLHQVGYEDQGSPESGEQSRVRPILYRASVAEMVVPYGDPREPHVRKNAFDVGEYAIGMQANSLQLGCDCLGEIYYFDAHLHTNSGEPMLLKNAVCMHEEDFGILWKHSDWRTERAQVRRSRRLVISFFTTVGNYDYGFFWYFYQDGTIEFEAKLTGIINTCATLPGEEPEFGTLVAPQLSGLNHQHFFTVRLDMAVDGEQNSLYEVHSEALPLGPDNPHGNAFRAQSTLLKTEQEAAQTVDPLQGRYWKIVNPQRRNRLGQAVGYKLLPGENVQLLAHPNSWLYRRAGYLANHLWATPYHPEEKFPAGDYPNQHPGGEGLVKWTQANRAIENTELVLWYSFGCNHLPRPEDWPVMPVSYIGFMLKPVGFFDRNPALDVPPSPPKTKGCCGSSSN; from the coding sequence TTGTCTCGCAGCCGTGATGGGCAAGTGAAAACCAACTTGCCCAGGCTGTCTACCCAATGCGCCGAGGGCACGTCGGCGCGAACAGAAGCGTCTCAACAACCGCTCTCTCCGCAACAGCATCCATTGGATCCCCTTACTCCTGAAGAGATCCAGAGCGCCGTTAGTATTCTGCGGCAACAGCAGTCCATTACCCGAGAGTGGCGATTTGCCACCATTCAACTGCAAGAACCGGATCGACGCTGGATGTCCACCTGGACACCCGGCATGGCCTGGGATCGGCAGGCTTTTGTGGTGCTTTTGGATCGCTCCAGTGGCAGCACCTACGAGGCGGTGGTCTCTCTTACCCGGCAGCAGGTCTGCTCTTGGAAACCCATTCCCGGTGTGCAGCCGGCTCTGATGGATGATGAGGTGTACGAATGCGACCGCTTGCTGAAGGAGGATCCCGACTTTTTGGCTGCTTTGGCCCGGCGGGGGATCCAGGATGTCAACCTGGTGATGGTGGACTATTGGACGGTTGGCCATTTTGGGATCCCGGAAGAACAAGGGCAGCGGCTGGTGCGGGGGCTGTGTTTTTTGCGGGCGGAACCCTGCGATAACGGCTATGCCCGACCGATTGAGGGCCTAAATCCCTGGATTGATCTCAACCGGATGCAGGTGGTGAAGATTGAAGACCGAGGTATTTGGCCGCTGCCGCCGGAATCTTGCAATTTCGACGAACTGTTTTTCAAGGATTTCCGCAGAGATTTGAAGCCACTGGAAATCACGCAGCCGCAAGGGGTAAGCTTTCAGGTGCAGGGACACCACATCCGCTGGCAAAAGTGGGATCTGCGCATCAGCTTCAATCCGCGGGAAGGGCTGGTGCTGCATCAGGTGGGCTATGAAGATCAAGGCTCACCAGAGTCTGGTGAGCAAAGTCGGGTGCGCCCCATTCTCTACCGCGCCTCAGTGGCGGAGATGGTGGTTCCTTACGGGGATCCGCGCGAACCTCACGTTCGCAAAAACGCCTTTGATGTGGGGGAATATGCCATCGGTATGCAGGCCAACTCTCTGCAATTGGGGTGCGATTGTTTGGGGGAGATCTACTACTTTGACGCCCATCTGCACACCAACAGCGGCGAGCCGATGCTCCTGAAAAATGCGGTGTGTATGCACGAAGAGGACTTTGGCATTCTCTGGAAGCACAGCGACTGGCGCACTGAGCGGGCTCAGGTACGCCGTTCCCGACGGCTGGTGATTTCTTTCTTCACCACTGTAGGTAATTATGATTACGGCTTTTTTTGGTACTTCTACCAAGACGGCACGATTGAGTTTGAGGCGAAGCTAACGGGTATCATCAACACCTGTGCCACCCTGCCCGGAGAAGAACCGGAGTTTGGCACGCTGGTGGCCCCGCAACTCTCTGGCTTGAACCACCAACACTTTTTCACGGTGCGGCTGGATATGGCGGTGGATGGAGAGCAAAACTCTCTGTATGAGGTGCATTCCGAAGCTCTGCCCCTCGGCCCAGACAACCCCCATGGCAATGCTTTCCGCGCCCAATCCACGCTGTTGAAAACGGAGCAGGAGGCTGCCCAAACGGTGGATCCCTTGCAGGGTCGCTATTGGAAAATCGTCAATCCCCAGCGTCGCAACCGCCTCGGCCAAGCGGTGGGGTACAAACTCTTGCCGGGGGAAAATGTGCAACTGCTGGCCCATCCCAACTCCTGGTTGTACCGACGGGCAGGGTACCTGGCGAACCATCTTTGGGCAACCCCCTATCACCCGGAGGAGAAATTCCCGGCTGGCGACTACCCCAACCAGCACCCCGGTGGCGAGGGCTTGGTGAAATGGACGCAAGCGAATCGCGCAATTGAAAATACAGAGTTGGTGCTTTGGTATAGCTTTGGCTGCAACCACTTGCCCCGCCCAGAGGACTGGCCGGTGATGCCGGTGAGCTACATCGGTTTTATGCTCAAGCCGGTCGGGTTCTTTGACCGCAACCCTGCTTTGGATGTGCCCCCTTCACCCCCGAAAACCAAAGGCTGTTGTGGTTCATCTTCAAACTAG
- a CDS encoding GatB/YqeY domain-containing protein yields the protein MSLRERIDADIKAAMKAKDKTRLETVRSIKKLILEKESSVRASGQDSLTPEQELELLSQLAKQRRDSIQQYQQANRTDLADQESQELAILEEYLPRQLTDAELDAVLDQLITDLGAKTPKDMGKVMSAAMQQLKGQADGKRVQERVKAKLNP from the coding sequence GTGAGCTTGCGAGAGCGCATTGACGCAGACATCAAAGCCGCCATGAAGGCGAAAGACAAAACCCGCCTGGAAACTGTCCGCAGCATCAAAAAACTGATTCTGGAAAAAGAATCCAGTGTGCGGGCCAGCGGCCAAGACTCTCTTACTCCTGAACAAGAATTGGAACTGCTCTCCCAACTGGCCAAACAACGGCGGGACTCGATCCAGCAGTATCAACAGGCCAACCGTACCGACTTGGCAGACCAGGAAAGTCAAGAGCTGGCCATCCTAGAGGAATACTTGCCCCGGCAACTCACTGACGCCGAATTGGATGCGGTGTTGGATCAGTTGATCACCGACTTGGGGGCGAAAACCCCCAAAGATATGGGCAAAGTGATGAGTGCTGCCATGCAACAGCTGAAGGGGCAGGCGGATGGCAAAAGGGTGCAGGAGCGGGTCAAGGCCAAACTGAACCCTTGA
- a CDS encoding UDP-N-acetylmuramoyl-tripeptide--D-alanyl-D-alanine ligase: MPTLQMLADLLRVPLQGDPSLPFHTLCTDSRHLQAGDVFVALRGERFDGHAFIPQALAQGAVAVISDQPVAGSHFRVADTLAAYQSIARGWREQFPIPVVAITGSAGKTTTKEMLAAALSRYGTVLKSHANHNNDIGVAQTLLQIRPEHQFVVLEMAMRGPGEILRLARMAQPTHALITHVGTAHIGRLGSRAAIAAAKCELLQELGQGVALLNGEDPLLLATAKQVWSGETLTYGLEQGEFKGDWDPLAQTVTLKGLTLPVPLPGRHHALNWMGVLATVYRLGLDLERLQEPVHLPSDLQGRNRLLRLPGDVEIWDESYNASPEAMIAALNLLAQTPGQRRWAILGPMRELGEQAPLLYAEVGRAAAPLGLDRVLLLDPDGEMQPLLDQNPAPHCERFVDATSLLQVLRQQVQAGDRLLFKAARAVELERVLNPFLQEWRRGRLG; the protein is encoded by the coding sequence ATGCCCACGCTGCAAATGCTGGCGGATCTGCTCCGTGTCCCTCTCCAGGGGGATCCCAGCCTCCCCTTTCACACCCTTTGCACCGACAGCCGCCACTTACAAGCGGGGGATGTCTTTGTCGCTTTGCGGGGAGAACGCTTCGATGGTCATGCGTTTATTCCCCAAGCTCTAGCTCAAGGGGCGGTGGCGGTGATCAGTGACCAGCCGGTGGCCGGATCCCATTTTCGGGTGGCGGATACGCTGGCGGCTTATCAAAGCATTGCCAGGGGGTGGCGAGAGCAGTTTCCCATCCCTGTGGTGGCGATTACCGGCTCGGCAGGCAAAACCACAACCAAAGAAATGCTGGCGGCTGCCCTGAGTCGCTACGGAACCGTCTTGAAAAGCCATGCCAACCACAACAACGACATTGGTGTTGCCCAAACCCTGCTGCAGATACGACCGGAGCATCAGTTTGTTGTCCTGGAAATGGCCATGCGCGGCCCTGGTGAAATTCTGCGACTGGCTCGGATGGCCCAACCCACCCATGCCCTGATCACCCACGTTGGCACTGCTCACATCGGTAGGCTGGGATCCCGTGCCGCCATCGCTGCCGCTAAGTGTGAACTGTTGCAGGAGTTGGGCCAGGGCGTTGCTTTACTGAATGGCGAGGATCCTCTGCTGCTGGCCACTGCCAAACAGGTCTGGTCAGGAGAAACCCTCACCTACGGCCTCGAACAGGGGGAGTTCAAAGGAGACTGGGATCCGCTTGCCCAAACCGTGACCCTCAAGGGCTTAACTCTACCCGTACCCTTGCCCGGTCGGCACCATGCCCTGAATTGGATGGGGGTTTTGGCCACCGTGTACCGCTTGGGCTTGGATCTGGAGCGGCTACAAGAGCCTGTACACCTGCCCAGTGATTTGCAAGGGCGAAACCGGCTCCTAAGACTGCCTGGCGATGTGGAAATTTGGGATGAAAGCTACAACGCTTCACCGGAAGCGATGATTGCGGCGCTGAACCTGTTAGCTCAAACCCCTGGGCAAAGGCGCTGGGCGATCTTGGGCCCGATGCGAGAACTGGGGGAACAGGCTCCTCTTCTGTATGCCGAAGTTGGTCGAGCGGCTGCTCCTTTGGGGTTGGATCGGGTCTTGCTCCTAGATCCAGACGGGGAAATGCAACCGCTGTTGGACCAAAACCCCGCACCTCACTGCGAGCGCTTCGTTGATGCGACATCTCTACTTCAGGTGTTGCGGCAGCAGGTCCAAGCAGGGGATCGGCTCCTGTTTAAGGCAGCCCGTGCTGTCGAACTGGAGAGGGTGCTCAACCCGTTTTTGCAAGAGTGGCGGAGGGGTAGGCTAGGATAG
- a CDS encoding DUF3134 family protein: MYNPSLREEPRDQPPTVVPSPSSLSIIDWLRQEGRLIEHPIEVTGLVLEEDIDDIDDLIGDDYGDDFDSDDE, from the coding sequence ATGTACAACCCTTCTCTCCGCGAAGAACCCCGCGATCAACCCCCAACGGTGGTGCCCTCCCCCAGCAGCCTTTCGATTATCGATTGGTTGCGCCAAGAAGGTCGGTTGATCGAGCATCCCATCGAAGTAACGGGGCTGGTCTTGGAAGAAGACATCGACGATATTGACGATCTGATCGGGGATGATTACGGCGACGACTTCGATAGCGACGACGAGTGA
- a CDS encoding fasciclin domain-containing protein produces MIRNLFALSLAVASATALAVAPGVQASTHGAATETVETADAATGTIVDVAVEAGSFTTLIQALEAAGLVETLSGEGPFTVFAPTDEAFAALPEGTLEQLLLPENREQLIQILTYHVIPGEALSTDLEAGEVATVEGSPVEISLADGVMVNDANVVTADIEASNGVIHVIDKVILPPQE; encoded by the coding sequence ATGATTCGAAATCTCTTTGCTCTGTCCTTAGCCGTTGCCTCTGCTACCGCCTTGGCCGTTGCCCCAGGGGTGCAAGCCAGTACCCACGGTGCTGCTACCGAAACCGTCGAAACCGCTGATGCTGCTACCGGTACCATTGTGGATGTTGCGGTTGAGGCTGGCTCCTTCACCACCTTGATCCAGGCGTTGGAAGCCGCTGGTTTGGTGGAGACTCTCTCTGGGGAAGGCCCCTTCACCGTGTTTGCCCCGACCGATGAAGCCTTTGCTGCTCTGCCGGAGGGCACTTTAGAGCAATTGTTGTTGCCGGAAAACCGTGAGCAACTGATCCAGATTCTCACCTACCATGTAATCCCTGGTGAAGCGCTCTCCACAGACCTGGAAGCTGGGGAAGTGGCCACTGTCGAGGGATCCCCTGTGGAAATCTCCTTGGCCGATGGCGTGATGGTGAACGATGCCAACGTGGTGACGGCAGATATCGAAGCCTCCAACGGCGTCATTCATGTGATCGACAAGGTGATCCTGCCTCCGCAGGAGTGA
- a CDS encoding cyanophycinase: MKCAPLLHRYPLRSMPNLSDVSAAHRELEWNVVRPTNTNDVYPLTYPAVEDPTTTRSDIIAVGGAEDKENERHILWEFFRRSGGESAHITIVPAASGIPAVLGEMYTNIFQQMGAASLQVLDIRNPLEARDPDAIQKVRHSTGIYFTGGDQERLAEVLAHSDLIEAIRQQWQRGQTVIAGTSAGASALGQQMISRGYSGEPPTPAIVTVKTGLGLLPRVIIDQHFHQRNRLVRLVTAVAHYPQCLGIGIDENTAVVIQANDVMEVIGLGTVTIVDGSQLYSTVQETDADHFFRLHDARIHFLPPGSRFNLNTLSPL, from the coding sequence GTGAAATGTGCTCCCTTACTCCATCGGTATCCTTTGCGCTCCATGCCCAACCTGTCTGATGTCTCTGCTGCCCATCGTGAGCTGGAGTGGAACGTAGTTCGTCCCACTAATACAAACGATGTCTACCCCCTCACCTATCCTGCGGTGGAGGATCCCACCACCACTCGTTCAGACATCATCGCGGTTGGGGGAGCCGAGGATAAAGAAAATGAGCGGCACATTCTTTGGGAGTTCTTTCGGCGTTCGGGCGGAGAATCTGCCCACATCACGATTGTGCCCGCGGCTTCTGGGATCCCGGCGGTGCTGGGGGAGATGTACACCAATATTTTTCAGCAAATGGGGGCAGCCAGCCTTCAAGTTTTGGATATTCGCAACCCGTTGGAAGCCAGGGATCCCGATGCCATCCAAAAGGTTCGCCACTCCACCGGCATTTACTTCACAGGTGGCGATCAGGAGCGCTTGGCGGAGGTACTGGCTCACAGTGATTTAATCGAGGCGATTCGGCAGCAGTGGCAGCGGGGGCAGACGGTGATCGCCGGCACCAGTGCCGGGGCTTCGGCATTGGGTCAGCAGATGATCTCCCGTGGCTATAGTGGTGAGCCGCCTACCCCGGCGATTGTAACGGTGAAGACGGGGTTGGGCCTGTTGCCCCGTGTGATCATCGATCAACATTTTCATCAGCGTAATCGCCTGGTACGCCTGGTAACGGCGGTGGCCCACTATCCCCAGTGTTTGGGTATCGGTATCGACGAGAATACGGCGGTGGTCATTCAAGCCAATGATGTGATGGAGGTGATCGGCCTGGGTACAGTGACGATCGTGGATGGCTCGCAACTCTACTCGACGGTTCAGGAAACCGACGCAGATCATTTCTTCCGCTTGCACGATGCCCGCATTCACTTTTTGCCGCCGGGATCCCGATTCAATCTCAATACCCTATCTCCGCTGTGA
- the menD gene encoding 2-succinyl-5-enolpyruvyl-6-hydroxy-3-cyclohexene-1-carboxylic-acid synthase — protein MKALDWRNTNALWGSLLAETLSRLGCRLAVVCPGSRSAPITCALAQHPDIEAIPVLDERSAAFFALGLAQQHRQPIPLVCTSGSAAAHFFPALLEAAESGIPMLILTADRPPELRHCRSGQTLDQLKLYGHYPNWQAELALPAADLGQLSYLRQTLIHAWERTLYPFPGPVHLNVPFRDPLAPVADGSTEALASLLDEPGFEETFFQGVTPWSTPPRNWINLNQQPFWQEWQRCERGVILAGPAQPQDPHAYAEAVARLAMTLAWPVLAEGLSPLRNYAHLNPYLITTYDLLLRRERPPLWPEQVIQLGSLPTSKELRQTLAALRPRTWRLDPRPENGDPLHNPTTHIPLAVEDLAMGIPGGEARAPSHFLQTWLRAEAQVRAALDETLANLPGWFEGKVAWWLAQHLPAHTPLFIANSTPVRDVEWFWPPNARCIQPYFNRGANGIDGLLSTAFGVAHRHRPTVLLTGDLAFLHDSNGLQLSRHLQGSLTVVLINNRGGGIFEFLPIAEVGRQGVDPPFEPYFATPQATDFALLCQAHGIDHCFVQGWEHLAQCLDPLPGQGVRILEILTDRRADADYRRQLFRCLADLPSNP, from the coding sequence GTGAAGGCTCTGGATTGGCGCAATACCAATGCCCTCTGGGGATCCCTGTTGGCGGAAACCTTGAGCCGCTTGGGCTGTCGGTTGGCGGTGGTGTGTCCGGGATCCCGTTCGGCACCGATCACCTGTGCCTTGGCACAACACCCCGACATAGAAGCCATCCCGGTCTTGGATGAGCGTTCGGCAGCTTTTTTTGCCCTGGGATTGGCGCAGCAGCACCGACAACCGATCCCACTGGTGTGTACCTCCGGCAGTGCCGCCGCCCATTTTTTCCCGGCCCTACTCGAAGCAGCAGAAAGCGGCATTCCAATGCTGATCTTGACGGCGGATCGCCCCCCGGAGCTGCGCCACTGTCGCTCTGGGCAAACCCTCGATCAGCTCAAGCTTTATGGTCACTATCCCAACTGGCAAGCGGAATTAGCTCTCCCAGCCGCCGATCTCGGCCAATTGAGCTATCTACGCCAAACCCTGATCCACGCTTGGGAACGAACGCTTTACCCCTTTCCCGGCCCGGTGCACCTGAATGTGCCCTTTCGGGATCCCTTAGCTCCGGTCGCAGATGGCAGCACGGAGGCTTTGGCCAGTCTCTTGGACGAACCTGGTTTTGAAGAAACCTTTTTTCAGGGGGTAACTCCTTGGTCAACCCCCCCCAGAAATTGGATCAATCTGAACCAGCAGCCCTTTTGGCAAGAGTGGCAACGCTGTGAACGGGGGGTGATCCTGGCGGGGCCGGCACAACCTCAGGATCCCCACGCCTATGCCGAGGCCGTAGCCCGTTTGGCCATGACGCTGGCTTGGCCCGTCTTGGCGGAGGGCCTTTCCCCTTTGCGCAACTATGCCCACCTCAATCCCTATCTCATCACCACCTATGACCTGCTGCTGCGCCGGGAACGCCCTCCCCTTTGGCCTGAACAGGTGATCCAACTGGGATCCCTGCCGACTAGTAAAGAGCTGCGGCAAACCTTGGCGGCTTTGCGTCCGCGCACTTGGCGGCTTGACCCGCGGCCCGAGAATGGGGATCCCCTGCACAACCCCACCACTCATATCCCGCTGGCGGTGGAAGATTTGGCCATGGGAATCCCGGGTGGGGAGGCCCGAGCTCCCTCCCACTTTTTGCAAACCTGGCTCAGGGCAGAAGCCCAAGTCCGCGCAGCCTTGGACGAGACATTGGCTAACTTACCGGGGTGGTTTGAGGGGAAAGTGGCTTGGTGGCTGGCCCAACATTTACCCGCCCACACCCCGCTCTTTATCGCCAACAGTACGCCGGTGCGGGATGTGGAATGGTTTTGGCCCCCCAACGCTCGCTGTATTCAGCCCTATTTCAATCGCGGGGCCAATGGAATTGATGGCCTGCTCTCCACGGCGTTTGGGGTAGCCCATCGCCATCGCCCGACGGTGCTACTGACGGGGGATTTGGCCTTTTTGCACGATAGCAACGGCCTACAACTGAGTCGCCACTTGCAGGGATCCCTGACTGTTGTGCTCATCAACAACCGCGGCGGTGGAATTTTCGAGTTTTTACCCATTGCGGAAGTGGGACGGCAGGGGGTGGATCCGCCCTTTGAACCCTATTTTGCCACGCCTCAAGCCACCGATTTTGCCCTCCTGTGTCAAGCCCACGGCATCGACCACTGCTTTGTCCAGGGTTGGGAGCATTTGGCCCAATGCTTGGATCCCTTGCCGGGTCAGGGGGTGCGGATCCTAGAGATCCTTACGGATCGGCGAGCCGATGCCGATTATCGTCGGCAGTTGTTTCGGTGTTTGGCAGATCTGCCATCCAATCCTTAA